A stretch of DNA from Sugiyamaella lignohabitans strain CBS 10342 chromosome B, complete sequence:
ATGAATGACTCCCACCTGCTATTTGCCCATGAAAGTCAAACTCGACGAATGTATAATCCCACTGCCAATTCAACAGTCCCTACAAGTGAAAGCCAACTTCAATCAAGATACAATATTTCCAACGATAAAGCATACGATATGCTTAAGGAGAATTATCAATCCAAAATCCGAGCGACTATCGGCAACTTGAATATTGACCATTCGATGATTGCTCTACGATTACAATCACCTCACTACAAAGTCAAGTTATCTAAATCTCAGATGAGATCGTTTCACCGTCCATCTTTTGTTGTTAAACCCAATACCACCATACACTTTTCCAAGGTGAAACAAcggaaaaagaagaaagacaaGGGTAAGCATATTACTCAGTTGCTCAACAAAACGGGTGATCTTACTCTGGGCGACTCTGCGCACTTTTTCCTTCTTGAGTATTGTGAGGAATTTCCAATTGTTCTGTCGTGTTTTGGTATGGGAAGCAAACTGATCAACTATTATCGGAAACGAAATAACGAGGATTCTGAGCGACCTAAGCTGGCTATTGGTGAAACTCATGTACTGGGTGTTCAAGATAAAAGTGCGTTTTGGAACTTTGGTTTTGTGGATCCAGGCAAAGTTGTCCCCACTCTGTATAACCGAATGATACGAGCACCGATCTTTAAGCATGACCCAAAGCAGACTGATTTTCTGCTTGTTCGAAGTACTGGAGGAGGTGTTGGACAAAAGTATTTTTTGCGTACCGTTCAAAACGTGTTTGTTGTAGGACAGACGTTGCCTGTGACGGCGATTCCGGGTCCTCATTCACGAAAAGTGACTACCGCTAGCAAAAACAGGTTAAAGATGGTAGTGTACCGAGTGTTGAACAAGAACCCTCATCAACGTTTACAAGTCAAGGATATTTCGGGACATTTCCCAGACCAAAATGACATGCAAAATAGACAACGTCTGAAGGAGTTCATGGAATTTCAAAGAAGCGGTGATGACCAAGGATTTTGGAAGGTTAAAGCTGGAGATACCCTTCCACCAGAAGATGCTATTCGTTCAATGATTACTCCTGAAGATATTGTTTTGCTAGAGTCGATGCAGGTTGGCCAACAGCACCTAGAAGATGCTGGTTACGGAAAAACCGTTGAAGATGATCAGGAGGATGCTGATGGTATGAGCATTGAAGAGCAGCTAGCGCCATGGAATATCTCCAGAAACTTTATAAATGCTACTCAAGGCAAGGCCATGCTGCAGTTGCATGGAGAAGGTGACCCTTCAGGCCGAGGAGAGGGATTTAGTTTCCTACGTACCTCCATGAAAGGTGGCTTCAAGGCTATGGGAGAGTCTGTCAACGACAAGCTTGAGAAATCTTCCAAACTTGGTGGCCACAGTTACAACGTAGCCATTCAACAGAAAATTTACAATGAAGAGATCAAGCGAATCTGGCAAACTCAGCAGAAGAGTTTGTCTGTGAAGGACGTATCGGAGCTTGGCTGGGATGAGGCCGAACATAACCGTGATAACCCCCCTGAGCCTACTGGAGAGTCGTCTGCAAATACCCCTGGCGGCGGTTATGacaaagaagacgatgaaatGTCGCTATTTTCTCATAACAGCACATCCAATAACCAACAGAATAAGGTTCTTAAAATCACTCGTTTGGTCAAAGATGAGTATGGAGTTATTCAACAAAAGGTCGAAGTGGTTCGAGATCCGAATGTCATTAGAGCCTATGTCAAACGACGACAGATGGTAGAAGATTCATTAGTTGTGTAAGTATAGGAAGGGGATACATCGAGGTGATTGAAAAGGCTATATAGGGAAGAATTAGTACGTGGAGAATAACATGCTAACAATTCTAGTGCTGATGAAATTACGGTTACCAATGATGAGGAACGTAACAAACGTAACAGAAAGAttcttgaagatgaagttgCTCGTATCCAACGTAATCTTGACAGACGAAATGCGCGAAAAGCCCAGAAGGGAGATTCTACCGGAAAAGGTGTTGGCCGTGGAAAGTCAACCACAAGGAAATGTGCCACATGTGGTGCAATTGGGCACATCCGTACGAAGTAAGTACCATTGAAGGATTCCTAAGATCTATTAGAGAATTTTCTAACATTTCTAGCAAATCGTGTCCTCGGTACAATGAGGTTTTTGGCTCggccaacaacagcagtggaGCACCGACTCCCAGCTCTGGTTGAGTTAATTACTCCACTCTATTTATATGTAATTTATTTGAACACAATTAAACTATTAAGTGTGGGTTTTAGCGAGCAGAGCGAGCGGTGGAAGTTCGTCCATGCCTCGCAACTATCACCAGCATTATAGACGATCAGATCAGTTTTCGTGATCAGGTGTATTTTTTAACACCCAAAGAACTTTTACACAATGTGGAGTGCATCATTTATAGCGTCTAGAATAGATATCAAATGTACGAAGATTTAGATTTCCCATAGATAGGCCTGAAGCATGATAACCTCACGTGCGTTATCGTACATCCTTCGCCAGTAGCAAATCACTATACAACGGTGAAAAGCTGAACAGTATATGcaaaattatatttttaaataGTTTAGTCTAATCTGTCTTTTCAAATTCCACTGAAACCTTTGCCTTTttattcttgttcttcttcttttgcttcttaGAGAGTTTGACTACTTCCTCACCATCGGACTCGACCTCGGAAAAGTCTGTATCGGAAATTGCGTCGCCATTCTCGTCAGCGCGAAGTCTCTTTTTCATACTATCAGCTTTTTCAATATCCTCCGGGACAATAATGCAACAGTTTAGTCTGTCAGCAGTACTATACACAGCGACTTGATCACGAACGCTAAGATCCCAGATGACGAGCTTGCCGTCGGATGATACCGAGGCCATATATGGAGTTTCGTTTTGTTGGTTGTAATAAAAACTGAAATGCTTGACACGGACACCGTGACCAACAAGTTcaaaagtatttttttCGTCCTTATCACTGCTCTCACTAATCAAGCTAGATATCAAGGTGAAAATAATCTTGCCGTTGTTATGAGATGTGACCAGGTACTCTTCACCTTCCTTAGATTTGAAGATATCCATATGTTGTAAACCGGAAGTTAATGACTTTTCAGCCAGCTTTTCAGCAGAGCTTGTGTATATCTCGATCTTTCGATCATATCCAATAATATATTGATCTCCTTCACTAGTCCATCTAACCTTTAAACCTACCCCGCCAAGCTTGACGATACTGGCCTTACGAGCAGTCATGAGATTCCACAATCTTAAAGTCTTGTCTTCACCAACACTAAGACCAATTTTACCAGAAGGATGGATAGATATGTCATTAACTGCTCCCTTGTGACCTTTGAGTTCTCCCAGAACTTCCCAATCTTTACATCTCCAGATACAAATGTTACCATCGCCAGCAGCACTAAACAGCCATTTGGAttcaaaaaattccaaaacTGTGACACTACCACTATGATGTAAAAGGGTCCCAAGTTCTTTACGCTTTTGAAGGTCATAAATACGGATATGCTCGTCATTAGATCCACTCACTAGATATCGCTTGGATTGAGCCAAGCATCTAATAGATTGAGTATGCGCAGTAAAGTGGAAAATGGGATTAAAGACTTCTAAATCCTTGAAAAGACTTAGTGACACACATAACAGGTTGTGTTCATAAGATCCAGTTACTATACGAAATGTAGGCGCAATTGTGCCCTTCGTTGTGGTAGTAATGGAGGTCGTCGTTGAGTTTAGTGAAACCTCTGCAGGGTTCTCGTCAGCGTCTGTTTCATTAGAAACGAGAGTCTTAACGGTCACCTCTTTCACCTCTTTAACCTTTGGCGAAGCTTCCTGGGTCTGAGAAGTCTTCGAATGCTTggtctttttcaaaatggATTTCTTTGGAGTGACCATTTTTATAGTCTGTTTGATATTGTTACTGATCTTTTCGAGTAATCTTTCAGCactatatatttttttgagatGCGATCTACGTAAAAAATTTACCCCTGCCTTTATCTTAAACCCTCTGCCCATATCGTGGCATGGCCGATGCAGGGTCTTGTCATCCAGATAACTGACCATTCTGCAGCCGGACTAGGCCAGGAATTCAATTGTTCTTAATTTACAGAGGAGTTTGATTGATTGGGTAAGAAATATAACGTACAACGTCAAGATCCCGTTTCAGGACATgacttttcaaatgaaATTGTGATTTCGTAGGATAAATATTGCTAATTCTTGATCCGTATGCTACAAACGAGGTGAATTTTTTCAGTCTGACTCAAAGGGATGATGAGCATGCAGTTCGACGACTTGAAACCTTGAAGTTCAAGTGACTGAATCGTACGATTGGTGTTAATTCCCTACacaaatcaatcaaatttGAGAATGTCGGAAATTACCAAAGTTCGGATTCTTGGATCTGATTCCATTCACATTGGATATGGTATTGAAGACCACATTGTCAAGGAGGTGCTGGAATTCATTCCTTCATCGACCTATGTCTTGATCTCGGACACTAATATTGCCAAATTCGACCATGTTGAAAAATTAGAAAGCAAACTTCAGGCCGCTTGTAAAGCGAAAAACCCTGAAAACCCTGCCCGTCTTTTAAAATATTTGATTGCTCCTGGTGAAGCTTCTAAGAACCGTGTGACCAAGGCTGAGATTGAGGATTGGATGCTTTCTCAAGGATGTACTCGTGATACTGTTATTCTAGccattggtggtggtgtcaTTGGTGATATGATTGGATATGTAGCTGCTACTTTTATGAGGGGTATTCGTTTTGTTCAGATCCCAACATCTCTTTTGTCGATGGTGGACTCTTCAATTGGTGGTAAGACTGGTATTGATACTCCTATGGGCAAGAACCTGGTCGGTGCGTTCTGGCAGAGCAAACGTATCTTTATCGATATTCGCTTCCTCGAGACTCTCCCAGAGAGGGAATTTATCAATGGTATGGCTGAAGTTATCAAGGTAAGTTTGTAGTGTGCTCCCTGGTAGCATGATTTGTTAAGTACAAAATTGTGGAACTAACTTTATAGACTGCTGCTATTTGgaacgaagaagaattcAGTAGATTGGAGTCATACAACAAAGCCTTTTTTGAAACTATTAGATCTAGAGATTCTACTGGAAGAGTTAATCTCAACTCTGTTAAGGACATGATCCACTCTATTGTGACTGGTTCCGTAAGAGTCAAGGCTGAGGTCGTCACTGCTGATGAAAGAGAGGGTGGTTTGAGAAACTTGCTCAACTTTGGTCACTCTATTGGTCATGCTTTTGAAGCTCTTTACATGCCTCATATCCTCCACGGAGAATGTGTGTCTATTGGTATGGTTTACGAGGCCGAGTTGTCGAGATATTTGGGCCATTTGagtgctgctgcagttGCTAGACTTACCAAGTGCTTGACTGCTTACCATCTTCCTACTACTCCTGATGATAAGCTTGTCCGTAAGAGATCTAAGAACATTGTTTGTCATGTTGATGATCTATTAAGAATCATGAATGTGGATAAGAAGAATGACggcaagaaaaaaaagattgtACTTCTTTCGGAAATTGGAAAGACTTATGAGAAACAGGctactgttgttgctgatgacgaTATCCGAGTTGTTCTTTCCAATAACATTTCTGTTGGGAATTTTGCTGGATCTTCGCCTGCTAAGGTTATTGTCACTCCTCCGGGGTCAAAGTCTATTTCTAACCGTGCTCTTGTTTTGGCTGGTCTCGGTGTTGGAAAATGTAGAATTAAGAACTTGTTACACTCTGATGATACTGAACACATGCTCAACGCAGTTCGTAAGCTACAAGCCGGTACAGTTGAACAGGAAGAAGGTGGTGATGTTATTGTCGTTACTGGTAACGGAGGTAACCTGGTGGTTCCAGAATCTGAGCTTTATCTCGGAAACGCTGGTACTGCCTCGAGATTCTTAACCACTATCGGTGCTTTAATTGGTACTCCTGCTTCAAACAGTGAAGAATATGCTATTTTGACCGGTAATGCCCGTATGAAGCAACGTCCTATTGGACCACTTGTCGATGCTTTGCGTGCCAATGGTAGTGACATTGAGTATGTCGAGGCCGAGGGatctcttcctcttcgCATCAAGAGTGGTCTTGGATTGAAGGGTGGTCGTATTGAGCTCGCAGCTACTATTTCTTCTCAGTATGTCTCTTCTATTCTCATGTGTGCTCCTTATGCCAAGGAACCAGTTACCCTGGCTTTGGTCGGTGGAAAGCCTATCTCCCAGCTTTATATTGATATGACTATTGCCATGATGGCCTCTTTTGGTATCAAGGTTGAGAAATCGACTACTGAAGAATACACCTACCACATTCCTCAAGGCGTTTACAAGAATCCTGAAGAGTATGTCATTGAGTCCGATGCTAGTTCGGCCACTTATCCATTGGCATTTGCTGCCATGACCGGAACTGAATGTACTGTTCCTAACATTGGCTCGTCTTCTTTGCAGGGTGATGCTAGATTTGCTGTCGATGTCTTGAAGCCAATGGGTTGTACTGTTATTCAAACCAGTACTTCCACCACTGTGCGTGGACCTCCTGTGGGTACCCTTAAACCATTGCCTCATGTTGATATGGAGCCTATGACTGATGCTTTCTTGACTGCTTCGGTTGTGGCTGCTATTGCTTGTAACAACGGCAATGGAACCACCACCCAGATCACTGGTATTGCTAATCAAAGAGTCAAGGAGTGTAACCGTATTGATGCCATGATTCACGAGCTGGCTAAGTTTGGTGTTACTTGTAGAGAATTGCCAGATGgtcttgaaattgatggCAAGCCTATTGAGAAACAGCATGCTCCGGAAGAGGGTGTCCACACCTACGACGACCACCGTGTGGCCATGAGTTTCAGTTTGCTAGCTGCTGTGTTGAACGAAGATGTCTTGATTACTGATCGTAGATGTGTTGGCAAGACCTGGCCTGGTTGGTGGGATActttgtcttcttcattcaAGGTTAAGCTACAGGGTGTTGATGATTCGTCGGCTACTGCTTCCGCTGCTAAGCTCGCTCCTAATGGAGACAAAACTATCGTGGTTATCGGAATGAGAGGTGCTGGAAAAACTTCCATGAGCAAATGGGTGGCAGCTTCTCTTGGGCTTAAATTTGTTGACCTCGACCAATATATGGAAGCTAAACTTCAGAAGACCATTCCTGAGGTTATCCATGCTGAGGGTTGGGAGGGTTTCCGTGCACATGAGCTGGCAATCTTAAAAGATTTCTTGGCTCAACATCCTAGAGGATATGTTGCTGCTTGTGGTGGAGGTGTTGTCGAGACTCCTGAAGCTCGAGTCGTGTTGAAGAAGCACATGAGCAACGGAAACATCGTACTTCATGTTCACCGTAACATCGACTCAATTGTATCATACCTGAATATTGACAAGGAACGCCCAGCTTATGTTGACGATATCCAGTCTGTTTGGAAGCGTCGTGAGCACTGGTACTTTGAGTGTTCTAACCGTTTCTACTTTGCGTCTCAGTTTGACAGCGATGCTGAGTCGTTAAAGGTTCGCAAGTCTCTTGATGCTTACTTGCAGATCATCACAGGAACGCGCCCAGTTACGATCCCCAAAAAGCGTTCATACTTCTTGTCCCTGACATACGAGGATTTGAATTCTGTCGATAACTTTGATGAAATTTTGGAGGGTTCTACAGCTGTCGAGTTACGTGTGGATCTTCTAAGGGAGAATGGTCAAGTTGGCGATATCCCCAGTCTCGAATATGTTGCTGAGCAAATTGGTATTCTGCGAAAGAACACGCTGCTACCAATTATATTCACAGTTCGTTCTAAATCTCAAGGCGGAAAATTCCCAGACAACTCCGAGGAAGATGCTGAGAAGCTTATCAGACTTGGATACAAATTAGGAGTTgaatttgttgatttggaaTTAACATTATCAGCTACAGTTCTAAAAACATTAGTTCAAGAAAAGGGATTCTCCAAGATTATTGCTTCGCATCATAATTTTGCAGGTGATTTGAAATGGAACGATGCCACTTGGGAGCACTACTACGAAGAGGCTCTTCGTATTGGTGATATTGTCAAGTTCGTTGGCATGGCCAAGACACTAGAAGATAATTTCCTTTTGGAAACTTTCCGTCGTGCTCATACTAGAAAGCCATTGATTGCTATCAACATGGGAGCTGTCGGCCAGCTGAGTAGAGTTGTCAACCCAGTATTGACTCCAGTTACCCACTCTGCTTTGCCAGCCAAGGCAGCTCCAGGTCAATTGAGTGTCAAGGAAATCTATGAAATTCTTTATAGAATTGGTGGAATCGAGAGCCAGGAATTTTTTATTGCTGGTCATCCAGTTGAACACTCGCCTTCTCCTGCTCTTCATAACAGCAGTTTCAAGGTACTTGGATTACCACACCAGTATTCAAGACTCGACACAGCTGATGCCAGTGAAGTAGCCAAGAAAATCGCTGACTTGGGTACCAAGTTTGGCGGTGCCAGTGTCACCATCCCTTTGAAGGTTGACATTATTTCCCACCTGGACGAGCTTTCTATTCATGCCAAGACCATTGGCGCAGTGAATACTATTTCCCGAACTGACGACGGTAAGCTTGTAGGAGACAATACCGACTGGATTGGTATTGTCAACGCTCTCAAGTCGagtggtgttggtgttgtTCATGGTAAGGGCCATGCTGCTCTTATCGTTGGAGCAGGAGGTACTTCGAGAGCTGCTATCTATGCTTTCCACCAACTGGGTTTCGATACTATCTACATTCTCAATCGTACGTCGAGCAAGGGTGAGGAACTCGCTGCTGAGTTTGGCAAGCAGTACAATGTCAAGGTTATTACAGACAAGGCCAGTATCAAGTCAGAGGTTGGAACTGCACCTTTAGTCGCTATGAGCTGTATTCCTGCTGACAAGCCAATCGATGCTGGTCTTCTGGAAAGTCTTGATGTGCTCCTCAGCATGCAATTGCAAGACAGTCCTTTTGAGAAGACTCTGCTTGATGCCGCTTATAAGCCAGCAGTTACTCCCATTATGACTCTTGCTAAGGAATCACATGGTTGGAACGTTGTCGAGGGCCGTGAAATGCTGTTGTACCAGGGAATTGAACAGTTTAAGATTTGGACTGGTCTTGAAGCTCCATTCCGCGTTGCCCGCTCGGCTATCAACTAAACCACATTTCtctataaaataatatactGTAATATACATATCTATTTTTACTCTAGGTTTATGCTTGAGACCCGGTAGTTGCCATGGTCGGTGGAGGATGCTCCGGCTATCGGAGAATTTTCCGCGGACTATTGTCTTGTTTCGGAGTTTGCAGTG
This window harbors:
- the ARO1 gene encoding pentafunctional protein ARO1p (Pentafunctional arom protein; catalyzes steps 2 through 6 in the biosynthesis of chorismate, which is a precursor to aromatic amino acids; GO_component: GO:0005737 - cytoplasm [Evidence IEA,IEA,IEA]; GO_component: GO:0005737 - cytoplasm [Evidence IDA] [PMID 14562095]; GO_function: GO:0003855 - 3-dehydroquinate dehydratase activity [Evidence IEA,IEA]; GO_function: GO:0003855 - 3-dehydroquinate dehydratase activity [Evidence IDA] [PMID 6355828]; GO_function: GO:0003856 - 3-dehydroquinate synthase activity [Evidence IEA,IEA]; GO_function: GO:0003856 - 3-dehydroquinate synthase activity [Evidence IDA] [PMID 6355828]; GO_function: GO:0003866 - 3-phosphoshikimate 1-carboxyvinyltransferase activity [Evidence IEA,IEA]; GO_function: GO:0003866 - 3-phosphoshikimate 1-carboxyvinyltransferase activity [Evidence IDA] [PMID 6355828]; GO_function: GO:0005524 - ATP binding [Evidence IEA,IEA]; GO_function: GO:0003824 - catalytic activity [Evidence IEA,IEA]; GO_function: GO:0016301 - kinase activity [Evidence IEA]; GO_function: GO:0016829 - lyase activity [Evidence IEA]; GO_function: GO:0046872 - metal ion binding [Evidence IEA]; GO_function: GO:0000166 - nucleotide binding [Evidence IEA]; GO_function: GO:0016491 - oxidoreductase activity [Evidence IEA]; GO_function: GO:0004764 - shikimate 3-dehydrogenase (NADP+) activity [Evidence IEA,IEA]; GO_function: GO:0004764 - shikimate 3-dehydrogenase (NADP+) activity [Evidence IDA] [PMID 6355828]; GO_function: GO:0004765 - shikimate kinase activity [Evidence IEA,IEA]; GO_function: GO:0004765 - shikimate kinase activity [Evidence IDA] [PMID 6355828]; GO_function: GO:0016740 - transferase activity [Evidence IEA]; GO_function: GO:0016765 - transferase activity, transferring alkyl or aryl (other than methyl) groups [Evidence IEA]; GO_process: GO:0009073 - aromatic amino acid family biosynthetic process [Evidence IEA,IEA]; GO_process: GO:0008652 - cellular amino acid biosynthetic process [Evidence IEA]; GO_process: GO:0009423 - chorismate biosynthetic process [Evidence IEA]; GO_process: GO:0009423 - chorismate biosynthetic process [Evidence TAS] [PMID 1943992]; GO_process: GO:0008152 - metabolic process [Evidence IEA]; GO_process: GO:0055114 - oxidation-reduction process [Evidence IEA,IEA]; GO_process: GO:0016310 - phosphorylation [Evidence IEA]); this encodes MSEITKVRILGSDSIHIGYGIEDHIVKEVLEFIPSSTYVLISDTNIAKFDHVEKLESKLQAACKAKNPENPARLLKYLIAPGEASKNRVTKAEIEDWMLSQGCTRDTVILAIGGGVIGDMIGYVAATFMRGIRFVQIPTSLLSMVDSSIGGKTGIDTPMGKNLVGAFWQSKRIFIDIRFLETLPEREFINGMAEVIKVSL
- the ARO1 gene encoding pentafunctional protein ARO1p (Pentafunctional arom protein; catalyzes steps 2 through 6 in the biosynthesis of chorismate, which is a precursor to aromatic amino acids; GO_component: GO:0005737 - cytoplasm [Evidence IEA,IEA,IEA]; GO_component: GO:0005737 - cytoplasm [Evidence IDA] [PMID 14562095]; GO_function: GO:0003855 - 3-dehydroquinate dehydratase activity [Evidence IEA,IEA]; GO_function: GO:0003855 - 3-dehydroquinate dehydratase activity [Evidence IDA] [PMID 6355828]; GO_function: GO:0003856 - 3-dehydroquinate synthase activity [Evidence IEA,IEA]; GO_function: GO:0003856 - 3-dehydroquinate synthase activity [Evidence IDA] [PMID 6355828]; GO_function: GO:0003866 - 3-phosphoshikimate 1-carboxyvinyltransferase activity [Evidence IEA,IEA]; GO_function: GO:0003866 - 3-phosphoshikimate 1-carboxyvinyltransferase activity [Evidence IDA] [PMID 6355828]; GO_function: GO:0005524 - ATP binding [Evidence IEA,IEA]; GO_function: GO:0003824 - catalytic activity [Evidence IEA,IEA]; GO_function: GO:0016301 - kinase activity [Evidence IEA]; GO_function: GO:0016829 - lyase activity [Evidence IEA]; GO_function: GO:0046872 - metal ion binding [Evidence IEA]; GO_function: GO:0000166 - nucleotide binding [Evidence IEA]; GO_function: GO:0016491 - oxidoreductase activity [Evidence IEA]; GO_function: GO:0004764 - shikimate 3-dehydrogenase (NADP+) activity [Evidence IEA,IEA]; GO_function: GO:0004764 - shikimate 3-dehydrogenase (NADP+) activity [Evidence IDA] [PMID 6355828]; GO_function: GO:0004765 - shikimate kinase activity [Evidence IEA,IEA]; GO_function: GO:0004765 - shikimate kinase activity [Evidence IDA] [PMID 6355828]; GO_function: GO:0016740 - transferase activity [Evidence IEA]; GO_function: GO:0016765 - transferase activity, transferring alkyl or aryl (other than methyl) groups [Evidence IEA]; GO_process: GO:0009073 - aromatic amino acid family biosynthetic process [Evidence IEA,IEA]; GO_process: GO:0008652 - cellular amino acid biosynthetic process [Evidence IEA]; GO_process: GO:0009423 - chorismate biosynthetic process [Evidence IEA]; GO_process: GO:0009423 - chorismate biosynthetic process [Evidence TAS] [PMID 1943992]; GO_process: GO:0008152 - metabolic process [Evidence IEA]; GO_process: GO:0055114 - oxidation-reduction process [Evidence IEA,IEA]; GO_process: GO:0016310 - phosphorylation [Evidence IEA]) gives rise to the protein MIHSIVTGSVRVKAEVVTADEREGGLRNLLNFGHSIGHAFEALYMPHILHGECVSIGMVYEAELSRYLGHLSAAAVARLTKCLTAYHLPTTPDDKLVRKRSKNIVCHVDDLLRIMNVDKKNDGKKKKIVLLSEIGKTYEKQATVVADDDIRVVLSNNISVGNFAGSSPAKVIVTPPGSKSISNRALVLAGLGVGKCRIKNLLHSDDTEHMLNAVRKLQAGTVEQEEGGDVIVVTGNGGNLVVPESELYLGNAGTASRFLTTIGALIGTPASNSEEYAILTGNARMKQRPIGPLVDALRANGSDIEYVEAEGSLPLRIKSGLGLKGGRIELAATISSQYVSSILMCAPYAKEPVTLALVGGKPISQLYIDMTIAMMASFGIKVEKSTTEEYTYHIPQGVYKNPEEYVIESDASSATYPLAFAAMTGTECTVPNIGSSSLQGDARFAVDVLKPMGCTVIQTSTSTTVRGPPVGTLKPLPHVDMEPMTDAFLTASVVAAIACNNGNGTTTQITGIANQRVKECNRIDAMIHELAKFGVTCRELPDGLEIDGKPIEKQHAPEEGVHTYDDHRVAMSFSLLAAVLNEDVLITDRRCVGKTWPGWWDTLSSSFKVKLQGVDDSSATASAAKLAPNGDKTIVVIGMRGAGKTSMSKWVAASLGLKFVDLDQYMEAKLQKTIPEVIHAEGWEGFRAHELAILKDFLAQHPRGYVAACGGGVVETPEARVVLKKHMSNGNIVLHVHRNIDSIVSYLNIDKERPAYVDDIQSVWKRREHWYFECSNRFYFASQFDSDAESLKVRKSLDAYLQIITGTRPVTIPKKRSYFLSLTYEDLNSVDNFDEILEGSTAVELRVDLLRENGQVGDIPSLEYVAEQIGILRKNTLLPIIFTVRSKSQGGKFPDNSEEDAEKLIRLGYKLGVEFVDLELTLSATVLKTLVQEKGFSKIIASHHNFAGDLKWNDATWEHYYEEALRIGDIVKFVGMAKTLEDNFLLETFRRAHTRKPLIAINMGAVGQLSRVVNPVLTPVTHSALPAKAAPGQLSVKEIYEILYRIGGIESQEFFIAGHPVEHSPSPALHNSSFKVLGLPHQYSRLDTADASEVAKKIADLGTKFGGASVTIPLKVDIISHLDELSIHAKTIGAVNTISRTDDGKLVGDNTDWIGIVNALKSSGVGVVHGKGHAALIVGAGGTSRAAIYAFHQLGFDTIYILNRTSSKGEELAAEFGKQYNVKVITDKASIKSEVGTAPLVAMSCIPADKPIDAGLLESLDVLLSMQLQDSPFEKTLLDAAYKPAVTPIMTLAKESHGWNVVEGREMLLYQGIEQFKIWTGLEAPFRVARSAIN